The Microcystis panniformis FACHB-1757 region TTTACATAACTACTGATATAAATTAACGGAAGTTCTAGTAAATCTCGCTGATAAATGCTAGTAATAAAGAAACGTGCAGCCTTTTCTCGATGCTGATTTAGTCGTTGAATTTGAGACTGTACGGGGGTAAAATAACGATGATAAACATAACTGTCTTTTTCTTGCCAATTAAGGTATTGATAATGAGGATCATAAGCTAGTTTTTTAGCTTCTTCCGTGAGATTAATCGGACAGAGATCCACTTTATTTAAACAGATTAATAAGTGAGAAACTTGAGAGCATTCTTTGAGCAAAAAGTCAACCCATTTTTCAAATCTTTTGATCCATTGTTGACGAGTAATAAAATGATCTAGATTGTCTTTTTCAGGATTAATAATCTCTCGATAAGGTTCTAAAATAACTAAAACCGCATCTGCTGTCTGAATTTTATTTAATGTTTCTTGCCACTCATGAACATCTTGCCAAGATTTTCGCCAAATTTCTCCTAATGTATCAATTATATCTAAGTCAATTGTTTGAAGACCAGCTGTTAAATAAGCCTTAAACTCCATATATGTTTCAGAAAACCTGCACCCGTTTATTGTTCCTGCTCTTGTAATTCCTCTATCGTCAAGTATCAAAGATTTCATGAATTTATAATCGGGTTCTACAACTTTGATATAATGACCATCAGGATTAAGAATTTCTAGACAAAGATGTGTTTTTCCTGCAACGCGATCGCCGATACAAATAATTTGATTCACTTGTTTAACCTCCATGTTGTCAACTAATTGTAATTCTTTTCATTGGCAATAATTTGATGATTGAATTAATAAAGATTGATAGAATCTGTCTTTTCCCTCCTGTGTATAAGATTCGATTCGTTCAATTCTATCTAAAATATCACCTAAATAAATTAAGTCATCATTCATAAAGGAATCACCTCTTTCATGATTCTTTCCCGAAAACAATCTCGTAAACTGTTAATAGTAGCCACATCAACCTTACAGCCTAAATAATCTTCTAAGTCTTGAATTAAACCAATTCTATCTAATAAGTTGCGCCCTTGTTCCATTTCTACTAAAAAGTCAATATCACTGTCATTGCTGTCTTCTCCTCTGGCAACTGATCCAAATATTAGAATATTAAATGCTCCATGTTTTCGGGCAATTTTTATAATATTCTCTCGTTTTTCTTGAAGAAGTTGATAGCGTTTCATTTTCAGACTTTCCCGAATCACTCAATAATTTTTTGGGCAAGCAATATTAATTTTTTCTACAATAATTATAGCATTTTACCCGTACATAACCAATATAAGGGTTCAATTAGTCCAAAAGGTTGCCATTCTTGAGGATTTCTAATCACGGCAAATGCTCTCCCACTTTCTGATTGAATAATTGAATTTGGTTCGCAATATTTACCAAATACTCCGAAGGATGAAGTGGTGAAATATTCGACTTTTCCCTTGTCCTCCTGAGTCCAATTTTCTAGGATTTCATACATTTTAGGAAAGAGTCTTTGTACCAGACCACGAGGATCATCTCGATTAACCCAAAGTTCTGATAAATCACATTTCGTGACAGCAAAAGCGATACGACAACCTTGAGGGTTACGCTGTGTTAAATCTGTAGTAAATTTTTCTAAAGACTTAGCATATACCTCATCTTCTCGATGAGATGTTCCATCTATTGGTAAGAAATATCCACCTATATCACTAAATAAATCATCATAGTATTCTGTGAAGCTATGAGATGATGAAAACTCTCTAATATCTCTCAAGAGACTATCTGGCATATCGTAGATAGCAAATGAAACTTTTTCTGTATTTTTAGCCCAAAATAATCCTTTTATTTCCAGAGTAATAGTAAAACTATAGAAAGGATGCTGGCAAAAAATACCGTTAAATCCTGTTAGTTCTAAGTAGGTGGGTGGAATTAAATATAAGATGAACGTAGGTTGGGTTGAAGCATGAAACCCAACGCCCCGATGGGTTACGCTACCGCTAACCCATCCTACAAATGATTGTGCCTCCCTACTTAACATCAATTGCTTTTTTAAAATGTTTTCTGCCTCATCACTCAATTGTTTTGCAAACGGATCACTCGGTGTTACTTGACAAGATAAGACCTTTTTAGATTTTACCTGATGTTTTTGATGATAAGCTAAAGACGCAAGATAAGTGCTTAATCCTGCTGCATAAGAACCTATACCTATGATATTAGTCATAACATTTACCTCACAGAAATAATGCGTTAAAAAAAGGTTGAACAACTAGACGATTAACCCCACCTACAAACCCATCAAAGACCAATTCAAGAAAAAGAAACTTAGCTCACATTGAGCAGTTAATGGCGGTGGGAGCCTCGCTTTCTTGGCTGAGTAAAAGACAGTATAAATGAACTTCCCCGTTGACAAAAGGCCATAACATCTGCTGTAGGAGGGATTAAGAGTATTCAAGCAAATCGTCCCCAAGTCCTTCAATAAAGTCCGAAAACTAGGCCCGGGAAAGTTCTCTTAATTCCTTTTGGACATAATCTTAGGTTTTATGGCTAGGATTGTCTCTTGTCTTTTTTCTCCTCCTGTCTCCTCATCTAAGGGAAGATTGTTGATTTTTACAGGAGTTCTATTAATCTTTCAGCAATTCTAGGCGATAACGATACAAAGCTACAGGACGATTCGGCGCTTGGAAATAATCAGGGGATTGGGGGGAAAGATAAATGGCTGTCACCTGATCGCCTAGAATTTTATTAGGAGATAATAACTCATAAGCGGTGGTGGTTTCCACCTCATTAAGATAAGTATTGGTTTCTCCCCGGAAAATTTGTTGACTGATTTCTGTGGCAATAAATTGATTGCCGCTAGGAGTTTCGCTATTTCTGGCAATTACCGTGGAAATTAGTTGATGAGCGCCCCGTAAAAAGGTAATCTGACGATTGGGATTATTAGGGTCAGTTTTTACCGATAATACCGATTGACTACCCAAATAGGCGCGACTAATTGCTAAACCATTAAAGGATCGATCGGCCACAATTGATGGTTTACTGATAATAGTGGATAAAAAGGCAGCATTTATCGGTCTGGAAATAGCTTTCTCGATGAATCTCACCGGAAACTCGATCGATTTTTCTAGGTAACGACGATTACTTTCAAAACCAGGTGTGATAATCTGGGGAGCAAGAGGAGCGGTTAAATCGATTAGGGTACTGGTGACAGTCCAACTGCCTACCATCCAATCGGGATAAACTAAATCTCCACTGGCAAAACTAACCACTGGTTTAGTCATCCAGCGAGGATAATTAGTTAAGCGATCGCTTAAATTTCCTGCTATAGATAATTCTAAATGGTTACTACAGCCTAGAATCAATACTAACAAGAACAAAATTATCCTTTGCATGGGTAAAAATATTTTTTAAGTAATATTCTTTAATTATGAACGATTTGATCAACTCCCAAGCCTTTAATCTCGATTCGGCAGTAATTCCCATCGCACCCACTGGTTTTAAATCGGGTTTTATTGGCATTATTGGTCGTCCTAATGTGGGCAAATCCACCCTGATGAATCAATTAGTGGGACAAAAAATCGCCATTACTTCCCCCATCGCTCAAACTACCCGCAACCGTTTGCGCGGCATTGTCACCGACGAGCGCTCCCAGATGATTTTTGTCGATACCCCCGGCATTCACAAACCCCATCACGAATTAGGCAAAGTTTTAGTTAAAAATGCCGAAAACGCCATAAATTCTGTAGATTTAGTTTTATTTGTTGTCGATAGTAGTAATTTTTTGGGCGGTGGCGATCGCTATATCGCCGATTTACTGACTAAAAACCAAACTCCCACGATTTTAGGGCTAAATAAAGCCGATCAGCAACCGGAAGACCCGGAGCCTATCGACGATAGTTATCGCACCTTAGCGGCGGAAAATAACTGGTCTCTGCTGAAATTTTCGGCACTGGAGGGGACGGGAATCGCAGAACTGCAAAATCTGTTAACTGATTCCCTCGAAGTCGGTCCCTATTACTATCCCCCGATTTAGTCACCGATCAGCCGGAAAGGTTTATTATGGGCGAATTAATCCGCGAACAGATTTTACTGCAAACCCGTCAGGAAATTCCCCATTCTGTGGCGGTGGTGATTGAACGCGTCGAGGAAACTCCCGCTTTAACCAAGGTTTTTGCCGCCATTAACGTGGAACGAGCTTCCCAAAAAGGGATCGTCATCGGTAAAAATGGCAGTATGTTAAAAGCGATCGGCTCTTCCGCTCGATCGGCTATTCAAAAGTTAATCGCTGGGGAGGTATATTTAAAGTTATTTGTGAAGGTAGAACCGAAATGGCGACAATCTCGCTCACTTTTAGCAGAATTTGGCTATCGCACCGAGGAGTGAATTGGGGTGTGGGGTGTGGGGAGAAGCTTTTTTCAGTGAACTGAAAACTGAAAACTGATAACTGATAACTGATAACTGATAACTGATAACTGATAACTGATAACTGAAATGACCGATATTAAAACCCTAATTAAACAGGTACACCAAGAGGCAAAAAAAGAGGATTTTCCCATCGATACCCTAATTTACCAAGAGGCAAAAAAGACCCCTTTGAACCAGTTTTGTATGCTGGTAATCTTGCTAGTCAGTTATGCTTTTTTGGCCGGGATTTAGGACGAGATGAAGTGTATGCAGGACAACCTTTGATCGGGGCTGCTGGTAGAATGGTAAGAGAGGGATTTTTTCAAGCTTGGCAGGGGAGAAAATCCCATGATCGTCAAGAGCTATTATCGGTGTGCGATCGAATTTTCTTAACTAATACAGTTCCCTACAAACCCCCTGGTAATAAAGCTTATTCTGGGGAAGTGAAAGATCGTTTTCGTCCATTTATAGAAAAACTGCTCGTTTTTTATTGGCAAGGTGATCATATCATCACCCTTGGCACGGAAGCTTTTAAATGGTTTGAACCCTACGGTAAACCCAAAGAAGTAGATAAATTCTATCTTGATAAAGAACGCTTTACCAAAAAACTGCTAGTTACCCTCACCGCTACCGATGAACAGGGATTAAAACAGCAAAAAAAAGTGACTTTATTGCCTCTCCCCCATCCTTCTCCTCTCAATCAAAGATACTATGCCCTTTTTCCTGATTTATTACAAAAAAGATTAACTGAATTTGCCTTTTAACCGATGAGAATTTACGGCAATCGTCCCATAAAAACCCTAGCAGGACAATTAACCCGTCCGACTACAGCAAGGGTGCGAGAAGCTTTATTTAATATCTGGCAACAGAAATTATCTGGCTGTCGTTGGTTGGATCTTTGTGCGGGTAATGGTTCGATGGGTGCGGAAGCTTTATGTCGAGGTGCGAGTCTAGTAATTGGAATTGAACAATCAGGACGCGCTGGCGAAATTATTAAGGAAAATTGGCGCAATTTAGCAACTTCTCACCAGCAATTTCAAGTAATTCGGGGGGATGTACTGACAAAGTTAGCCACTTTAGCGGGGAAAAGTTTTGATTTAATTTATTTTGATCCTCCCTACGAAAGCGGGTTATATTTACCGGTATTAACTGCCATCTCTCAATCTAATTTATTAGATTCTCTGGGGGAAATTGCCGTGGAACATAATCCCAAATCTTGGCCAGCAATTAATCTAGAAGGTTTAACCATTTGTCGTCAAAAACGCTACGGCAATACTACCTTAACTTTTTATCAAAAAGCAGATGTCTAATAGATCTCTTGCAAAAATCAAAAATCTTCCGTTAGGTGAGGAGTAAGGAGCCAGTAGTCAGGATTCAGGAGAATGATGACAACAAGCTTAAAAAGGAGACTGGGAATTATGAATTATGAATTATAGTCATTTCAGATAAGTGTGAGACGAGGGCGTTGGGTTTCATGCTTCAACCCAACCTACGTTCTCTCAATCAGAAATGGTCAATTTTATTGGGCAGTCCAGAAAAAATTATTATTTCTCAACAAAATCACATAATTTGTCACTTTTCTTGACAATCATCCTGAGTAAAGCGAGAAACTTTCTGGCAAACGCAGTTAATCACGCCATTTTCAAGCTATTTAAACAAAAATAAGAGCTTATTTCGATAAAATTGGCAGTAAATAGCCTATATACTCCTAAAAAACTTAAATCCCTTCTCCTAGTCCTTTTTTTGACCTAAAACTACCCCGAAGTTTCCTGACACGGCAGCCGAACTCTCTCCCCTTAACCCTTGCTGCTCCCCAGAATATCACCTATTTTTTGTATAAATTTATACCCGACTATTTTTGTCGGGTATATTTGACACCAAGATTTTGCCGGTGATAGGATGCTTATAGATTCAGTTGACGGCAAGACAGGAAAATCATGACCCTAGCGACAAACATCAAAACCTCAAAATTCATCCCCACCTTTACCCGCTTGGTTTCTAAGGAAGGAGGGACTTCTTACCCTCTGAAAGCGCTGAATATCTGCGAAGAAACCTTTGCCCCCCTAGAAGTGGACTACGATTACGACCTCATCCGTCGCACCGTTACCAGAGAAAGCATTCAAGCAGGTCCCAATTCCATCTGGCGCTATCGTTCCTTTTTGCCGGTGGAAAGTGAAAATCCCATCGATGTGGGTACGGGTATGACTCCCCTAGTTAAATCCCACCGTTTAGCCCGGCGCTTGGGTCTAAAAAATCTCTACATTAAAAATGATGCCGTCAATATGCCCACTCTCAGCTTCAAAGATAGAGTGGTATCCGTCGCCCTTACCCGGGCCAAAGAATTAGGTTTTACCACCGTTTCCTGTGCTAGTACGGGAAATCTGGCCAATTCCACCGCCGCTATTGCCGCTCACGCCGGTTTAGACTGTTGTGTTTTCATTCCCTCCGACTTAGAAGCGGGTAAAATTCTTGGCACCCTAATCTATAATCCCACGGTAATGGCAGTCAAAGGCAACTACGATCAGGTCAACCGTCTCTGTTCAGAAGTGGGCAATACCTACGGTTGGGGTTTTGTCAACATCAATCTGCGTCCCTACTATTCCGAAGGTTCCAAAACTTTAGGCTTTGAAGTGGCTGAACAATTAGGCTGGAAACTCCCCGACCATATTGTCGCACCTTTAGCCAGTGGTTCCCTCTTTACCAAGATTTATAAAGGCTTCCAAGAATTCGTCAAAGTCGGTTTGGTGGCAGATAAAGCAGTGCGTTTTAGTGGCGCTCAAGCGGAGGGTTGTTCCCCCATCGCCCAAGCTTTCAAGGAAGGACGGGATTTTGTCGCCCCAGTTAAACCTAATACTATCGCCAAATCGATCGCTATTGGTAATCCCGCCGATGGTGTTTATGCCCTTGATATTGCGCGTAAAACTGGCGGTAATATTGAATCCGTCACCGATGCCGAAATTATCGAAGGTATTAAACTTTTGGCAGAAACGGAAGGCATTTTCACAGAAACTGCGGGCGGTACGACTATCGCTGTCTTGAAAAAATTAGTAGAAGCGGGTAAAATCGACCCCGAAGAAACCACGGTCGTTTATATCACCGGTAATGGTCTAAAAACCCAAGAAGCGGTACAGGGTTATATCGGTGAACCCCTGTTAATCGAACCGAAATTAGAAAGTTTTGAACGGGCCCTAGAACGTTCCCGCACCCTCGAACGCCTCGAATGGCAACAGGTTCTCGTCTAGAATTGATGCTCAGGGATGATGGGGCAATTATTCCCTTGCCTCATCTCCACAAGCAATTTAAATTCGCGCGCAGCTTACCGTCCTTTCCACTTTTTCCTTGATATCTATGGCTGTAAAAGTTCTCATTCCTACTCCCCTGCAAAAATTTACAGAAAATAAGGCTACCATCGAGTGTAGTGCTAGTAGTGTCGGTGGTTTAATCGAATCCTTAGAAGCAAGTTTCCCTGGTATTAAGGCCCGCTTATGCGATGAAGAGGGCGCACCCCGACGCTTTTTAAATTTCTACGTCAACAGTGAAGATATTCGCTTCCTCGATGGGACACAAACCCCCTTAAAAGATGGCGATGAAGTCAGTATCGTTCCGGCTGTGGCTGGAGGTTAACCTCCCTATAAGTTTGTTTTCCGTCAATTGTAATTAAACCCCTAGAAAGTGATGTTTTCTGGGGGCTTTTGTTCGGGTAAGTTCTAAGCTGCCCGCGCATTTAAATTGCCTTTTGTCTCTCCTGATATGTAACCTATACTCAACAGATTTAGTAAGTAGGGAGGCAGAATTATTTGTAGGATGGGTTAGCGGTAGCGTAACATGAGCGGGCGTTGGGTTTCATGCTTCAACCCGACCTACGTTCTACACTAGCTTATGACTGATGATCAATTGAAACAACTAATTGAGTCTAATGCCAAATCTATTGCGGTTTTATCCGATGCAATGGCAACTGAGCGAGAGGCGATCGCAGCAGATAGAGAAGAACGACGAGCAGAACGTGGCCAGCTATATCAATACTTGGGCAGAATTGCGGCAGCCCAATCCAATTTTTACGAAGTTCAGGCAGATTATTATCATCAATTAGCAGTATTATCTGAGCGTAAAACTCGCACAGAAGAACAAATTGTTAAAATTTTAAAGCATTTATCTATTACTGAATAATGACGCAGAAATCACTTTTTTAAGGAGAGAATAAACAGTTTGGTAGGTTGGGTTGAGGCACGAAACCCAACGCCAGTTGCGTAAACACCAATCCAATAAATGTTATTCTAACTTGATGCAATACCGTAGAGCAAAAACACCTAAAGCCACTTATTTTTTTACAGTTGTGACATACAATCGTCACAGAATTTTGTGTGAACCTGAAAATGTGGATTGACTACGAAATGCTTTTAAATATGTTATGCGACAACATCATTTTAAGATTGATGCTATTGTCAGGGTAATCGCATGTTGATGGAGTTTTCAAATTCTGAGGGGTTGGGTCTAAAATTTGATGACTAAATCAGGCTTTGACCTGCACAAGGCTAGAGAATTTCTGGTTTTGCCAGTTATTCTGGCTACCTCATCTACTCAGTTCCTTAAATTCCTAAAAGTCCTAGCCAATTATAAGATTAACATCTACCTCCTCTCTCAGTCAACTGCACGATTCTGTCAAGATTTTTACCATGAAATTATCATTCATACTGGCCCTGTAGCGTTTCATCCTCAGGCTCATTTTTGAGGTTTCTCGCTTCAATAAATTCACACTTAAACGGCGCAATAGCCCTAGGTTTTCCGCTCCATAGCCCAGACGAATCCGACTGGCATCTTCATTAAAGGGGTTCTTCGGGAATTGTTATGCAAATAATTAACTTAAAATAAAATTCGATGAGAGCGACTACGCTCAAAAATAGCTGAAACCCATACAGGAAAAGACTTAAGGCACAAATAGGTTAATACAAAAAGATAGACAATTGAGTTAAGATTTGATATAATAGCCAAAAACGAGATTATTTTACTTATGATAAGTAGTCATGCAAAATTAATTACCTGCCCGATCGAGCTAAAACCCTTACGGGGCAATGATCGTCATGTGTAAATAATTTTGCCTAGGTACTTACTTGACAAATTTTTGAACCTACA contains the following coding sequences:
- a CDS encoding nucleotidyltransferase family protein, yielding MKRYQLLQEKRENIIKIARKHGAFNILIFGSVARGEDSNDSDIDFLVEMEQGRNLLDRIGLIQDLEDYLGCKVDVATINSLRDCFRERIMKEVIPL
- the thrC gene encoding threonine synthase, whose amino-acid sequence is MTLATNIKTSKFIPTFTRLVSKEGGTSYPLKALNICEETFAPLEVDYDYDLIRRTVTRESIQAGPNSIWRYRSFLPVESENPIDVGTGMTPLVKSHRLARRLGLKNLYIKNDAVNMPTLSFKDRVVSVALTRAKELGFTTVSCASTGNLANSTAAIAAHAGLDCCVFIPSDLEAGKILGTLIYNPTVMAVKGNYDQVNRLCSEVGNTYGWGFVNINLRPYYSEGSKTLGFEVAEQLGWKLPDHIVAPLASGSLFTKIYKGFQEFVKVGLVADKAVRFSGAQAEGCSPIAQAFKEGRDFVAPVKPNTIAKSIAIGNPADGVYALDIARKTGGNIESVTDAEIIEGIKLLAETEGIFTETAGGTTIAVLKKLVEAGKIDPEETTVVYITGNGLKTQEAVQGYIGEPLLIEPKLESFERALERSRTLERLEWQQVLV
- a CDS encoding MoaD/ThiS family protein, translated to MAVKVLIPTPLQKFTENKATIECSASSVGGLIESLEASFPGIKARLCDEEGAPRRFLNFYVNSEDIRFLDGTQTPLKDGDEVSIVPAVAGG
- the rsmD gene encoding 16S rRNA (guanine(966)-N(2))-methyltransferase RsmD encodes the protein MRIYGNRPIKTLAGQLTRPTTARVREALFNIWQQKLSGCRWLDLCAGNGSMGAEALCRGASLVIGIEQSGRAGEIIKENWRNLATSHQQFQVIRGDVLTKLATLAGKSFDLIYFDPPYESGLYLPVLTAISQSNLLDSLGEIAVEHNPKSWPAINLEGLTICRQKRYGNTTLTFYQKADV
- a CDS encoding DUF6816 family protein, with the protein product MQRIILFLLVLILGCSNHLELSIAGNLSDRLTNYPRWMTKPVVSFASGDLVYPDWMVGSWTVTSTLIDLTAPLAPQIITPGFESNRRYLEKSIEFPVRFIEKAISRPINAAFLSTIISKPSIVADRSFNGLAISRAYLGSQSVLSVKTDPNNPNRQITFLRGAHQLISTVIARNSETPSGNQFIATEISQQIFRGETNTYLNEVETTTAYELLSPNKILGDQVTAIYLSPQSPDYFQAPNRPVALYRYRLELLKD